The Impatiens glandulifera chromosome 8, dImpGla2.1, whole genome shotgun sequence genome includes a window with the following:
- the LOC124912660 gene encoding tyrosine N-monooxygenase-like produces MTIIILHATILFLAFTLLTILFFKKTLYTPIPPKACLPPGPKPWPIIGNISILIRNKPFFRWVHDTMSKMGYEIFCIRLGSVHVIIVTSPEIACEFLKKQDENFMARPTLLSAELVSGGYSGTIFTTVGDQWRKMKRVLVSNILSSETLHWMHDKRAEEADHLVNYVYNVIKSNEDGAVNVRAVAQHFCANTIRNMIFSKRFFGKGTENGGPGVEEEEHLHGVFNILSCLYNFCISDYFPFLRRRIDLDGNEKRTRQAFETVRKYHDPEIDMRIKQWKEGTRREKDDILDVLITLKDDKGSTLLTSEEIKAQILEMVIATIDNPSNAIEWALGEMINQPETLIRAVQELNRVVGKNRLVQESDMNNLNYIKACLKESFRLHPMVAFNLPHESICDTMVSGYFIPKGSHILLSRPGLGRNSKIWNEPLRFNPERHLKNDGSHVILNDQELHLLSFSIGRRSCPAVNLGSTVSIMLLARLLQGFTWSPPPNTTCIKLVEASDGMVLSEPLRAIARARLDERLYASLNS; encoded by the exons ATGACCATCATAATCCTTCATGCTACTATTTTATTTCTAGCATTTACATTATTAACCATTCTCTTTTTCAAGAAAACATTATATACTCCAATACCTCCAAAAGCTTGCTTACCACCAGGCCCTAAACCATGGCCAATTATTGGCAATATTTCAATATTGATAAGAAATAAACCGTTTTTTCGATGGGTTCATGACACCATGTCAAAAATGGGCTACGAGATATTTTGCATTCGTCTAGGGAGCGTGCATGTGATAATTGTTACCTCTCCAGAGATTGCATGCGAGTTCCTGAAGAAACAAGATGAAAATTTTATGGCACGTCCTACTCTCTTATCAGCAGAGCTAGTGAGCGGTGGCTATTCCGGGACGATCTTTACGACAGTTGGTGACCAGTGGAGAAAGATGAAGCGTGTATTGGTGTCTAACATCCTTTCTTCGGAAACTCTCCATTGGATGCACGACAAAAGAGCAGAGGAGGCTGATCATCTCGTTAACTATGTCTACAATGTTATCAAGAGCAATGAGGATGGTGCAGTGAACGTTAGGGCTGTAGCACAACACTTTTGCGCAAATACGATTCGGAATATGATTTTTAGTAAGAGGTTTTTTGGCAAAGGGACTGAAAATGGGGGACCTGGAGTCGAGGAAGAGGAACATCTTCATGGCGTTTTTAATATACTCTCGTGTTTGTACAACTTTTGCATTTCTGACTATTTTCCGTTTCTTCGCCGTCGAATAGATCTCGACGggaatgaaaagagaacaagaCAAGCTTTTGAGACTGTGAGGAAATATCATGACCCGGAAATAGATATGAGAATCAAACAATGGAAAGAAGGAacaagaagagaaaaagatgaTATTCTCGATGTTCTAATCACTCTAAAGGATGACAAAGGCAGCACTCTATTGACATCCGAAGAGATTAAAGCTCAAATTTTG GAAATGGTGATAGCAACAATTGACAACCCATCAAATGCTATTGAATGGGCTCTTGGTGAGATGATAAACCAACCAGAGACATTAATAAGAGCAGTTCAAGAACTAAACCGGGTTGTCGGAAAGAACCGGCTTGTCCAAGAATCTGACATGAACAATCTCAATTACATTAAAGCTTGCCTTAAAGAATCTTTTCGTCTCCATCCAATGGTGGCCTTCAATCTCCCACATGAGTCCATTTGTGACACCATGGTGTCCGGCTATTTCATACCTAAGGGTAGTCATATTCTTTTGAGCCGTCCAGGTCTGGGGCGTAATTCTAAAATATGGAATGAACCACTTCGATTCAATCCGGAGCGTCACCTTAAAAATGATGGCTCACATGTGATATTAAATGATCAAGAGCTCCATCTATTGTCATTTAGTATAGGTCGGCGTAGTTGTCCCGCGGTTAACCTAGGATCTACCGTGTCAATTATGTTATTGGCTCGACTTCTTCAAGGTTTCACATGGAGCCCACCTCCAAATACGACTTGCATTAAACTTGTGGAGGCTAGTGATGGGATGGTTCTTTCCGAGCCTCTACGAGCCATTGCAAGGGCACGCTTGGATGAGAGGTTGTATGCATCACTTAATTCGTAA